Within Acidimicrobiales bacterium, the genomic segment CGCCCACGTCGCCGACCTGTGCGAGATGCTCGTGCGCACCGACTTCGACGTCGACCGCAAGCACAAGGGCATCACCTGGCTGGTCGTGCCCATGGACGCCCCCGGGCTCACGGTCCGGCCGATCCGCACGCTGGCCGGCACCACCGAGTTCTCCGAGGTCTTCCTCGACGAGGTGCGGGTGCCGGTGGCCAACCGGGTGGGCGACGAGGGCGACGGCTGGCGCGTCGCCATGGTCACCTTCTCGTTCGAGCGGGGCACCGCCTTCGTGAACGAGCTGGTGGAGGGCATCGGCTTCGTGCGGGCGCTCAGCGACCTGGAGCGGCAGCTGACGGGTGGCCACAGCGGCGACGGCGTCCGCAGCGAGCTGGGGTGGTGCGCCGCCCAGCTCGACGCCCTGTGGGCGCTGAACAAGCGCAACGTCACCCGGGCCATGGCCAGCGACGCCGCCGACCCCGGCGGCGGCTCCGTCCTCAAGCTGCACCTGTCGGAGGTGTGGGGACGACTCACCGACGTGGGCATGCGCATCCTCGACCGGCGTGGCCTGGCGCTCGACGACCTCGACGTCGCCGGCACCGGCCACTACGTGGAGGAGCGCCTGCGGGCGCTGTGCCTGGGGCTCGGCGGCGGCACGTCGGAGATCCAGCGCAACATCATCGGCGAGCGGGTCCTCGGCCTCCCCAAGGAGCCGGCGCCCGCCAACGGCCGCGTCCTCTGACCCTCTGCTCCCCCGAGGGTCAGAGGCCGGCGGCGACCGCGACGGCGTGGTCGGCCGTCGAGCCGTAGTGGGTGTCGAGCACCCAGGCCCGCTTCAGGTACAGGTGCACGTCGAGCTCCCACGTGAAGCCCATCGCCCCGTTGACCTGCACCGCGGCCTTGGCGTTCTCCAGGGCGGCCTCGCCGGCCACCAGCTTCGCCGTCGACACGGCGCGGTCGAGGTCGGCCGGGTCGCCGCCCTCGGCCAGGCCGACCGCGGCGGCGTGGGTCGCCGAACGGGCCACCTCCACCCGCACGTGGCCGTCGGCCAACCGGTGCTTCACCGCCTGGAACGAGCCGATGGGCCGCTGGAACTGCTGGCGCTCCCGGGCGTAGTCCACGGCCTGGGCCAGCACGCCGGCGGCCAGGCCGACCTGCAGGGCCGCCGTCAGCACGGCCCCGCCCCGCCGCCACTCGTCGGGGTCGGCGGCGAGCGGCTCCCCGGCGGGCAGGTCGTCCACCCGGTGCAGGGGCGTGAGCGGGTCGAGCGGGCGCTCGACGGCGTGGCCCACGACCTCGGCCCGGTCGAGCCGCCGCAGCCCCGCCGGGTCGACCACCACCAGGGCGTCGAGCACGTCGAGGTGCTCGACCAGCAGCGGCTGCCCGGGTCGGGGCGTCACCGCGCCCACCACGCCGTCCACCAGCCCGGCGGCCAGATGGGTCGCCACCAGCGGACCCGGCACCGCGGCCCGGCCCAGCTCCTCGAACACCACGGCGGCGTCGGTCCAGCCCAGCCCCGCGCCCCCGTCGGCCTCGGGGACCCGCAGCGAGAACACGCCCATGCCGGCCAGCTCGGCCCACAGCGCTGCGTCCACGCCACCGGTCGCCTCGGCGGCCCGTAGCGCCGTCATCGGCGCCCGCTCGCGGCACAGCTGACGCACCGCGTCCTGCAGGGCCAGCTGGTCGTCGGTCAGGTCGAAGAACACCGCGTCCCCCCGTCTCAGCTCGGCTCGGCCATGAGGGCGAGCGCGTTGTCGCGGGCCAGCCGGCGGAGGTCGTCGTCGGGCAGGTCGGCCAGGTCGTCGAAGAACGCCGCCGGGGTGGTGGTGCCCTCGGGGTGCGGCCAGTCGGAGCCGAACACCACGTGGTCCATCCCGATCAGCTCGGCGAGGTCCCGCGGGTCCTCCTCGGCGAACGGCTCGACGTAGACGTGGCGCAGGAACAGGTCGACCGGGTCCTCGTGGGTCTGCCCGAAGTCCTGCCGGTGACGGACCTTCGCCAGGTTCTTGAGCAGGAACTCCACCCAGAAGCCGCCGTTCTCCACGCTGATCACCCGCACACGATCGAAGCGCTCGAACAGGCCGTGGAGCACCAGGGCCGCCAACGTGTCCTGCACCGGCCGGTACATGCCGGTGACCATCTGGAAGCGGCTGATCAGGTGCGTCGGCGGGTCGGGCATCTCGCCCCACTCCACCGACTGGGTGCGGTAGTAGCCGGCGTCGCACGAGTGCAACGCCACCGTGACCCCGGCCTCGTGCACCCGGGCCCAGAACGGGTCGAACTCGGGCGAGGCCGGCGACCGGCCGTGCGGCCCGCCCGGCACCGGCGCCGAGATCAGGTGGACGAGGCGGGCGCCGCGGTCGAGCGCCCACTCCAGCTCCCGGACGGCCCAGTCGAGGTCGTGGAGGGTGAGGCAGGGCACGGCGTGGATGCGACCCTGGTGGTCGAAGCCCCAGTCCTCGTCCATCCACCGGTTCAGCGCGCCGAGCGCCGCGGTGTGCAGGGCCGCGTCGTCGAACAGCAGCTGCTCGATGGCGACCGCCAGCGTCGGGAAGAGCCACACCTTGTCGACCCGCTGCTCGTCCATCGCCCGCAGCCGGGCGTCGCGGCCGAGGTACTCGGCACGGAGTGGCTCGAGGTCGTCGCCCGACTTGCGGTAGTCGAAGCTGCCCTCGTTCTTGAACATCTCCTGCAGGGCGCCGGGCTTGGCGATCGGGTCGAAGGTGGGGTTGGTGATGCCCCGCTGCAGGCGGCCGTTCACCGCCAGGCGCCGCTTGCCGTTGTCGAGCGTCACCCAGCGGAAAGCCGTGGCGAACTCCTGCGGCAGGTGGCGGGTGAAGGCGTCGGGGGCCTCGTAGTAGTGGTTGTCGGCGTCGACCAGGTCGATGCCGAGGCGGTCGACGCGCTCGCGGCCGGGCGACCGCTCCCCCACGTCGGTGTCCGTCATGGCCACGTCCTCCTCGTTCGTCACGTCCGGCGGGCGGCCACGTCGGGCTGCCACACCGTCTGGCCGTTGGCGATCTCCTCGGGCGGCAGCGGCCAGTGCTGCAGCGACAGGCCGCCGTCGACGGTCAGGCACTGGCCGGTGGTGAAGCCGCCGCCCTGGCTGAGCAGCAGCACGATCGGTCCGACGATCTCCTCCAGCCTGCCGTAGCGGCCCAGCGGCACCTCCCGGAACATCCGGGTGCGGGTGCGCTCGTCGGCCCACATCGCCTCCGACTTCTCCACCGGGAACGGCCCGGGACCGACCGTGTTGACCGTGATCCCGTGCGGGCCCCACTCCCGCCCCAGGGTCTTGACCAGGGCGTTCGTGCCCGCCTTGCCGGCCGACGAGTGCGCCAGGCCGGGCGCGCCCATCGACGCGTTGCTGCTGGTCACCAGCACCGCGGCACCGCCCGTGCCGGCGTCGAGCAGCGGCAGCGCCCAGCGGCGGGTGACGGTGAAGGCCGCCAGCAGCGTGGCCTCGACCACGGCGGCGAACTCGGCCGGCTCGATGTCGCGGGCCGGCAGCATCGACACCTGGGCGGCGGCGTGCACCAGGCCCGTCGCCGGTCCGGGCCCGGCGTCGATGGCGGCGAACGCGGCGTCGACCCGCTCGGGGTCGCGCACGTCGCACTCGTGGGGGACGACCCGCCCGGGCGCACCGGCCTCGGCGGCGAGGCGGGCGGTCCCGTCGAGCCACTCGGCGCGGCGACCGAGCACGTGCACCTCGACGCCGGCATCGGCGAGCGCCAGCGTCGTGGCCCGGCCGATGCCCGAGCCACCGCCGGTGACCACCACCCGGTCGTGCGGCACGTCCACCGCCCAGCGCCCGGTCATGCGTACAGGGCCTTGATGGCAGGTGCGACCTTCGCCAGGTGGGCGGTGTCGTTGTACTCGCGCACGTGGAGGAGGCGGCCGTCCCTCGTCTCGACCACGAAGGCGTAGACGTTGTCGTAGCGCTGTCCGTCGGGAAGCTCCGCGTGGCTGCGCAGCTCCAGCACCACGGTGTCGCCCGCCACCAGCGTCGACCGCCGCTCGAAGGCCAGCGGCAGCCGGCTCATCACCTGCGGGAACAGCTCCTTGTGCCGGCGCATCGGGATCTCCTGCCGGCCGCCACAGGTCCACCAGGTCCCGTCGTCGTCGAGCAGGGCCGCCGCGCCCTCGACGTCGCCGTCACCCAGGAGCGCGAAGTACGACCAGGCCAGCTCGCCGGGGTCGAGGGGCGCCGCCACCGTCAGACCCGCTCGATCAGGGTGCCGGTGCCGAGGCCGGCGCCGCAGCACATCGTGACCAGCGCCCGTCGCCCCCCGGTGCGCCGCAGCTCGTGGATCGCCTTGGTGAGCAGCACGGCTCCGGTGGCGCCCAGCGGGTGGCCGAGGGCGATGGCGCCGCCGTTCGGGTTGACGCCCCGCAGGTCGGAGCCGACCTCCCGGGCCCAGGCGACCACCACCGAGGCGAAGGCCTCGTTGATCTCCACCACGTCGAGGTCGTCGAGCGTGAGGCCGTTGCGGTCGAGCAGCAGCCGGGTGGCGTCGATCGGGCCGGTCAGCATCAGCACGGGATCGACGCCCACCAGGCAGGTGTCGACGATCCGGGCCAGCGGCTCGACGCCCAGCGCCTCGGCTCGGCTGGCGGTCATGAGCAGCACCGCGGCGGCACCGTCGGAGATCTGCGACGAGCTGCCCGCCGTGTGCACACCACCCTCGAGCACGGGCTTCAACCCGGCCAGGCCGTCGCGCGACGACGGGCGCGGGCCCTCGTCGACCTCCAGCTCGGTCCCGGCGACCGGCACGATCTGGCCGGCGAAGCGATCGTCGGCCCACGCCTCGGCCGCCAGCTCCTGCGACCGGAGGGCGAAGGCGTCGGCGTCGGCGCGGGTGACCGCCCACTTCTGGGCGATGCGCTCGGCGCCCTCGAACTGGTTCGTGTACTCGTAGACCTGGTGGTAGCTGTCGGGGATGGGCGCCCCGGCACCGAGGTCGGGGTTGGCGTTCGACCCGATCGGCACCTGGCTCATCGACTCCACGCCGCACGCCAGCGCCACGTCCACGATCCCGCCCGCCAGCAGCCCCACCGCCAGGTTCGCGGCCTGCTGCGACGAACCGCACTGGGCGTCGACCGTGGTCGCCGCCACCGACAGCGGCAGGCCGGCGGTCAGCCAGGCGTTGCGGGCGATGTTGTAGCACTGGGCCCCGACCTGCGTGACGCAGCCGCCGACCACCTGGCCCACGGCCTCCGGGTCGACGCCCGCCCGGTCGAGCACCTCGCGCTGGACGCCCGCCAGCAGGTCGACCGGGTGCACGCCGCCCAACCCACCGTTGCGACGCCCGAGCGGCGTGCGCACCGCCTCGACGATCACGATCTCCTCGGCCCTCATGCGGTTCCCCCTCGTCTGGTCATGCGGTCACTCGGTCAGGTGGGCGCGGTACTGCTCCACAGCCGCGGCCCGACGGGTCGGGACGTGCTCGGTCGGCACGTCCCGCGGCTGGTAGCCCCGCAGGATCCGGCGGGCGACGCCGACGCGGTGCACCTCGTCGGGCCCGTCGTAGATCCGGGCGGCGCGAGCCAGCCGGTACATCTCCTCCAGCGGCATGTCGGACGAGTAGCCCAAGGAGCCGTGCAGCTGGATCGCCCGGTCGATCACCGCGTGGAGCACCTCGGCGCCCACGAACTTGATCATCGAGATGTCGTTGATGGCTGCCCGGACGCCCTGGGTGTCGATCGTCCAGGCGGCCTTGAGCGTGAGCAGGCGGGCGGCCTCGATCTGGGCGTACGAGTCGGCCACCCAGGCCTGCACCAGCTGCTTGTCGCCGAGCGTCGAGCCGTGCACCGACCGCGACACCGCCCGCTCGCACAGCATGTCGAAGGCCCGCCGGCACTGGCCGATCCAGCGCATGCAGTGGTGGATGCGGCCCGGGCCGAGGCGCCGCTGGGCCAGGGCGAACCCTGCACCCTCGTCGCCCAGCAGGTGGTCGGCCGGCACCCGCACGCCGTCGTAGGTGACCTCGCCCTCCGCCGCGTAGGCCGGCGCCCGCTCGTAGGGGTGCTGCATGGTGGGCACGTCGCGGATGTGGAGGCCGGGCGCGCCGGCTGGCACCACCAGCATCGAGAACCGCTTGTGCACCTCGGGGCCGTCGTTGGTGCGGCACATCACGATGAGGAAGTCGGCGATCGAGGCGTTCGACGAGAACCACTTCTGCCCGTCGATCACCCACTCGTCGCCGTCGCGCCGGGCCCGGGTCTCGATCAGCGTCGGGTCGGAGCCGCGGCCCTGCTCGGTCATCGAGAAGCAGCTGCGCAGCTCGCCGGCCAGCAGCGGCCGCATCCAACGCTCCTGCTGCTCGTCGGTCCCGGCGATGGCGATCAGCTCGGCGTTGCCGGAATCGGGCGGCTGGCTGCCGAACAGGATCGGCCCGATGGTGGCCGAGCTACCCACGATCTCGTTGAGCAGCGCCAGGAACACCTGGCCGTGGCCCGATCCGCCCAGGTCCGGCGGCAGGTGGGCGGCGAACAGCCCGGCCGCCTTCACCTCCTCCTGCAGCTCGGCGGTCACGGCCCGGAAGGCCGCGTCGTCGAGGTCGAGGGTCTCCAGCGGGTAGACCCGCTCCCGCAGGAAGTCGCGGGCCCAGTCGAGCCGCTTCTCGTCCTCGGGCTCGGTGGCGAACGACCAGGCCATCAGGCCTCCCCTCGGGTGATCGCGGCCGCGTAGGCGGCGTGGTTGGGCACCCGCTCGCGCAGGCTCGCCATGGACGGGTCGTCGGTGCCGCCGGCCAGGTGGCGGGCGTAGGCACCTTCGAGGATGCACGCCACCCGGAACTGGCCGACCGCCCGGTACCAGTCGAGGGCGGCGAGGTCGGCGCCGGTGCGCGCGGCGTAGCGGGCTGCCAGGTCGGCGCGAGGCGGGTAGCCGGCGCTGTCGTAGGGCAGGGCCGACGCCGTCCAGCGCGCCGGCTCGTCGCCCTCGAGCCACAGCGACAGCAGGTAGCCCAGGTCGACGAGCGGGTCGCCGATGGTGGCGGTCTCCCAGTCGACGACCGCCACCAGCTCGACCGGCAGCGCCGGCGCGAACAGCACGTTGTGGAGCCCGTAGTCGCCGTGCACGAGCGCGGCGCGCTGCATCGTCGGGACGTGGGCCTCCAGCCAGGCGCCGGCGGCGTCGAGGTCGGGCAGGTCGCGGACGCGGTAGGTGTCGAGCTGGCGGGTCCAGCGGCTCACCTGGCGGGCGGTGAACGTGTCGGGCCGCCCGAAGTCGCCCAGGCCGGCGGCCTCCCAGTCGACCAGGTGCAGCTCCGCCAGGGCGTCGACCAGCTCCTCGCCGACCCGGGTGCGGGCACCCGGCCGGTCGAGCGCCGCGGGCACGCCGTCGTAGAGGCCGACGCCGGTGACCTGCTCCATCACGTAGAACGGCGCCCCGAGGACCGCCGGGTCCTCGCACAGGAGCAGGCCCTGGGCGTGCGGCACCGCGGTGCCCTCCAGGGCCTGGAGCACCCGGAACTCCCGGGCCATGTCGTGGGCGCCCTTGGCGTTGACGGTGCGGGGCGGGCGGCGCAGCATCCAGTGGTGGCCGCCGCGGGCCAGCAGGAACATCTCGTTCGACAGGCCCTTGGTGGCCCGGCGGACCGTGAACGGCCCCTCGCCCGGCAGCCGGTCGCCGACCCAGGCCCGCAGCGCCGCCTCGGGCGCCAGCTCGGCGGAGATCCGCTCGTCGGCGGTCAGGCTGCTCACGGCACCAGGTCCCGAGCGACTCTCGACCGGCAGGCACCGGCCGTGGCCGCGACGAGCAGCCGGTCCCCGTCGCCGCGGTCGGTCATCGTGATGCGCAGCGACACCCGGTCGGGCCCGGGGGCCACGACGTCGGTCCGGATCGCCACCGGCCCCACCCGCCCGGGCGCCAGGAAGTGCACCACCAGGTCGGTGACGGTGGCGTCGCCGTCGAGGAGGCGCCCGGCGGTGCGCGCCGCGGCCACGTCGGCCGCCATCCCGATCGCGCCGCCCGCCAGCACCCCGAAGTTGTTGCAGGTCACCTCGTCGACGGCCAGCTCCATCCCGCCGCCGTCCGCCGCCTCGTCGAGGGGCAGCAGCTCGTCGACCGAGGTGCACAGGTCGTCGGGGGGCCAGGGCTCGGTCGCCGGCTCGGTCATCGCCTCGGGCACCCGGACGGCGCCCTCGCCGGCGGTGCTGTAGGTCACCGTCGCCGTGGCGACGCGGTGCTCACCATCGGCCACCTCGACCTGGAACACCGCCCCCCGGCGCCGGCGCTTCAGCAGCCGGCTGGTCGCCGCCAGCACCGTCCCCGGCGCCACCGGCACCCCGGCGCTGTGCACCGCCAGGTCGGCGGTCAGCGCCGCCTCGCAGTCGAGCACCTCCAGGGCGTGCACACCGGTGACGCTGTCGGCCAGCGCCGCCAGCACGCCCACCCGGGGGACACCCGCCGCATCCGACAGCGCCGGCAGCACGATCATGCGGGCCTCGGGCGGGTCGATCCCGGCCACCACGCCCATCCGGCGCACGGCCTCGACCGACATCCTCACCAGCACCGCCGCGGCCCCACCGTCACGTGTTGCCCCCGTCGACCCGGACGATGGCCCCGGTCGTGAAGCTCGACGCCTGGTCGCACGCCAGGTACAGCGCGGTGCCGACGACCTCGTGGGGCTGCGCGGCCCGCCGCAGGGCGTAGGACGACACCCAGCGCTCCACGTCGTCGTCGTCCCAGGCGTTGCTGATGTCGGTCAGGAACGTGCCGGGCTGGATGGCGTTCACCCGCACCTTGGGCCCGAGGGCGTGGGCGAAGGCGATGGTCATGGCGTTGAGCCCCGCCTTGGCGCCGGCGTAGGTGATCATCGTCTCGTCGGGGTGGACCGCCGAGTGGCTGGTCACGTTGATGATCGACCCGCCGTCGCCGGCCGCCATGCGGGCCCCGACCAGCGCCGTCAGCCGGAACGGGCCCTTCAGGTTGACCGCCAGGACCTTGTCGTACAGCTCCTCGCTGATCTCCGCCGCGTCGGAGTAGACGGGCGACATCCCCGCGTTGTTCACGAGGACGTCGACCCGCCCGAAGTGGTCGTACGCCGCGGCCACGAGCTCGTCGACCTGGTCCCAGTACCCGAGGTGGCAGGCCAGGGGGAGGGCCCGCTGCCCGGTGGACTCCTCGACCTCGCGGGCCACCTTCTCGCAGCTCTCGAGCTTGCGGCTGACGATCACGACGTCGGCGCCCGCCTCGGCGAACCCGAGCACGATCGACCGACCCATGCCCCGGCTGCCCCCTGTGACCAGGGCGACCTTGCCGTCGAGGCGGAAGGCGTCAGCCGTCACTGTCGTCCAGGCCGAGCACGTGGGCCGCGTTGTGGCGCAGGAACCGGGGCCACACCTCGTCCTTCAGGGGGACGTTCGGCAGCTCCCGGAAGATGCGCTCCAGCTCCAGGCCGTAGGGGTAGTAGCCCGCGTACAGCACCTTGTGGGCGCCGCGGCTGTTGGCGTAGTCGATGATCGGCTTGGGGTAGTACTTCGGCGCCCAGCCGCTGGTGGAGTAGTAGAGGTTCGGCCACTTCAGCAGCAGCTTCACGGTGAGCTCGGTCCACGGGTCGCAGCCGTGCCGGAACACGAACTTGAGCTCCGGGAAGAACCAGCACACCTCGTCGACCAGGCCGGGGTGCTGGCTCTCGTAGGGCACCTGCGGGCCGGGCACGCCGCCGTTGACGAAGATCGGCACGTCCAGCTCGACGCACTTGGCGTAGACGGGGTAGGCGCGCTTGTCGTTGATCGGCACGAACGGGTGGACGTCGGCCGGCATGTACTGGGCGGCCTTGGCCCCGATCTCCTCCACCGCCCGCTGCAGGTCGCGGACGGCCTTCATGCCGTCGTTGGGGTCGATCGCCACCGAGCCGAGCAGGCGGTCGGGGTGCTCCTTGACGGCCCGCACGCACATCTCGTCCTCGAGGAACAGCGGGATGAGACCCTTCTCGATGCCGTACTCGTCCATCGTCCGGAGCAGGTCGTCGATGCTGTGCTCGGTCCGCGGGACCTCCGGGAACTCCTTGAACATGTAGGAGATCAGGTCGTGCGGGTTCTGGCCTTCGGGGAACACATGGGGTAGTCCGATCAACGTGTCGATCACCCCGACATCGGCGGGCATGCTCATGTGAAGCCACTCCTTACCAAGCGCTTGTCCGGGTACACCCTCGCCCGTGGGGGACGGCGCTGTCAATCGCCCAGGCCACCTCCCCCGTTCCCTACCAAGCGCTTGGGTTCGCTGGTGGCAGGCCTGCTAGCTTCCGGCGGCATGGACATCGGGGTGACGTTCTTCGCCACTGACCTGACGGCCACGCCCGCGGACGTGGCGATCGAGGCGGAGCAACGGGGGTTCGCGTCGCTGTACGTCCCCGAGCACACCCACATGCCGGTCGACCAGAAGACCGAGCTGCCCACCGGGGCCGACGAGCT encodes:
- a CDS encoding amidohydrolase family protein, whose translation is MSMPADVGVIDTLIGLPHVFPEGQNPHDLISYMFKEFPEVPRTEHSIDDLLRTMDEYGIEKGLIPLFLEDEMCVRAVKEHPDRLLGSVAIDPNDGMKAVRDLQRAVEEIGAKAAQYMPADVHPFVPINDKRAYPVYAKCVELDVPIFVNGGVPGPQVPYESQHPGLVDEVCWFFPELKFVFRHGCDPWTELTVKLLLKWPNLYYSTSGWAPKYYPKPIIDYANSRGAHKVLYAGYYPYGLELERIFRELPNVPLKDEVWPRFLRHNAAHVLGLDDSDG
- a CDS encoding hotdog domain-containing protein produces the protein MSVEAVRRMGVVAGIDPPEARMIVLPALSDAAGVPRVGVLAALADSVTGVHALEVLDCEAALTADLAVHSAGVPVAPGTVLAATSRLLKRRRRGAVFQVEVADGEHRVATATVTYSTAGEGAVRVPEAMTEPATEPWPPDDLCTSVDELLPLDEAADGGGMELAVDEVTCNNFGVLAGGAIGMAADVAAARTAGRLLDGDATVTDLVVHFLAPGRVGPVAIRTDVVAPGPDRVSLRITMTDRGDGDRLLVAATAGACRSRVARDLVP
- a CDS encoding amidohydrolase family protein codes for the protein MTDTDVGERSPGRERVDRLGIDLVDADNHYYEAPDAFTRHLPQEFATAFRWVTLDNGKRRLAVNGRLQRGITNPTFDPIAKPGALQEMFKNEGSFDYRKSGDDLEPLRAEYLGRDARLRAMDEQRVDKVWLFPTLAVAIEQLLFDDAALHTAALGALNRWMDEDWGFDHQGRIHAVPCLTLHDLDWAVRELEWALDRGARLVHLISAPVPGGPHGRSPASPEFDPFWARVHEAGVTVALHSCDAGYYRTQSVEWGEMPDPPTHLISRFQMVTGMYRPVQDTLAALVLHGLFERFDRVRVISVENGGFWVEFLLKNLAKVRHRQDFGQTHEDPVDLFLRHVYVEPFAEEDPRDLAELIGMDHVVFGSDWPHPEGTTTPAAFFDDLADLPDDDLRRLARDNALALMAEPS
- a CDS encoding acyl-CoA dehydrogenase family protein, giving the protein MAWSFATEPEDEKRLDWARDFLRERVYPLETLDLDDAAFRAVTAELQEEVKAAGLFAAHLPPDLGGSGHGQVFLALLNEIVGSSATIGPILFGSQPPDSGNAELIAIAGTDEQQERWMRPLLAGELRSCFSMTEQGRGSDPTLIETRARRDGDEWVIDGQKWFSSNASIADFLIVMCRTNDGPEVHKRFSMLVVPAGAPGLHIRDVPTMQHPYERAPAYAAEGEVTYDGVRVPADHLLGDEGAGFALAQRRLGPGRIHHCMRWIGQCRRAFDMLCERAVSRSVHGSTLGDKQLVQAWVADSYAQIEAARLLTLKAAWTIDTQGVRAAINDISMIKFVGAEVLHAVIDRAIQLHGSLGYSSDMPLEEMYRLARAARIYDGPDEVHRVGVARRILRGYQPRDVPTEHVPTRRAAAVEQYRAHLTE
- a CDS encoding acyl-CoA dehydrogenase family protein, which produces MDLTLTDSEEQLQQEVRAWLARTLPALPARPATDDWPGRRRFDTDWQRRLHDAGYAGLNWPVDCGGRGFTPVEQLVFLEELTRARAPGAGVNIPGTLHAGPTLVAEASAEQRARYLPPILRGDEVWCQGFSEPGAGSDLASLRTRAERDGDEYVVTGQKIWTTHAHVADLCEMLVRTDFDVDRKHKGITWLVVPMDAPGLTVRPIRTLAGTTEFSEVFLDEVRVPVANRVGDEGDGWRVAMVTFSFERGTAFVNELVEGIGFVRALSDLERQLTGGHSGDGVRSELGWCAAQLDALWALNKRNVTRAMASDAADPGGGSVLKLHLSEVWGRLTDVGMRILDRRGLALDDLDVAGTGHYVEERLRALCLGLGGGTSEIQRNIIGERVLGLPKEPAPANGRVL
- a CDS encoding nuclear transport factor 2 family protein produces the protein MAAPLDPGELAWSYFALLGDGDVEGAAALLDDDGTWWTCGGRQEIPMRRHKELFPQVMSRLPLAFERRSTLVAGDTVVLELRSHAELPDGQRYDNVYAFVVETRDGRLLHVREYNDTAHLAKVAPAIKALYA
- a CDS encoding glucose 1-dehydrogenase is translated as MTADAFRLDGKVALVTGGSRGMGRSIVLGFAEAGADVVIVSRKLESCEKVAREVEESTGQRALPLACHLGYWDQVDELVAAAYDHFGRVDVLVNNAGMSPVYSDAAEISEELYDKVLAVNLKGPFRLTALVGARMAAGDGGSIINVTSHSAVHPDETMITYAGAKAGLNAMTIAFAHALGPKVRVNAIQPGTFLTDISNAWDDDDVERWVSSYALRRAAQPHEVVGTALYLACDQASSFTTGAIVRVDGGNT
- a CDS encoding SDR family oxidoreductase is translated as MTGRWAVDVPHDRVVVTGGGSGIGRATTLALADAGVEVHVLGRRAEWLDGTARLAAEAGAPGRVVPHECDVRDPERVDAAFAAIDAGPGPATGLVHAAAQVSMLPARDIEPAEFAAVVEATLLAAFTVTRRWALPLLDAGTGGAAVLVTSSNASMGAPGLAHSSAGKAGTNALVKTLGREWGPHGITVNTVGPGPFPVEKSEAMWADERTRTRMFREVPLGRYGRLEEIVGPIVLLLSQGGGFTTGQCLTVDGGLSLQHWPLPPEEIANGQTVWQPDVAARRT
- a CDS encoding acetyl-CoA C-acyltransferase; translated protein: MRAEEIVIVEAVRTPLGRRNGGLGGVHPVDLLAGVQREVLDRAGVDPEAVGQVVGGCVTQVGAQCYNIARNAWLTAGLPLSVAATTVDAQCGSSQQAANLAVGLLAGGIVDVALACGVESMSQVPIGSNANPDLGAGAPIPDSYHQVYEYTNQFEGAERIAQKWAVTRADADAFALRSQELAAEAWADDRFAGQIVPVAGTELEVDEGPRPSSRDGLAGLKPVLEGGVHTAGSSSQISDGAAAVLLMTASRAEALGVEPLARIVDTCLVGVDPVLMLTGPIDATRLLLDRNGLTLDDLDVVEINEAFASVVVAWAREVGSDLRGVNPNGGAIALGHPLGATGAVLLTKAIHELRRTGGRRALVTMCCGAGLGTGTLIERV
- a CDS encoding acyl-CoA dehydrogenase family protein; translated protein: MFFDLTDDQLALQDAVRQLCRERAPMTALRAAEATGGVDAALWAELAGMGVFSLRVPEADGGAGLGWTDAAVVFEELGRAAVPGPLVATHLAAGLVDGVVGAVTPRPGQPLLVEHLDVLDALVVVDPAGLRRLDRAEVVGHAVERPLDPLTPLHRVDDLPAGEPLAADPDEWRRGGAVLTAALQVGLAAGVLAQAVDYARERQQFQRPIGSFQAVKHRLADGHVRVEVARSATHAAAVGLAEGGDPADLDRAVSTAKLVAGEAALENAKAAVQVNGAMGFTWELDVHLYLKRAWVLDTHYGSTADHAVAVAAGL
- a CDS encoding phosphotransferase family protein, with amino-acid sequence MSSLTADERISAELAPEAALRAWVGDRLPGEGPFTVRRATKGLSNEMFLLARGGHHWMLRRPPRTVNAKGAHDMAREFRVLQALEGTAVPHAQGLLLCEDPAVLGAPFYVMEQVTGVGLYDGVPAALDRPGARTRVGEELVDALAELHLVDWEAAGLGDFGRPDTFTARQVSRWTRQLDTYRVRDLPDLDAAGAWLEAHVPTMQRAALVHGDYGLHNVLFAPALPVELVAVVDWETATIGDPLVDLGYLLSLWLEGDEPARWTASALPYDSAGYPPRADLAARYAARTGADLAALDWYRAVGQFRVACILEGAYARHLAGGTDDPSMASLRERVPNHAAYAAAITRGEA